From a region of the Bacteroidota bacterium genome:
- the pstA gene encoding phosphate ABC transporter permease PstA, whose product MNKAEKTNRLKDKAFNLFGIFCTFFGLLILIVLLFDVFSKGGSRISWDFITGLPSRIPEKAGILTPLIGSIWILILTAVIAFPIGVAAAIHLEEYGSKNRLSKLVEINIANLAGVPSIIYGLLGLQVFSRWVHLGSSLLAGALTLALLILPIIIVATREAIKAVPNSIREASYALGGSRWQTIWMQVLPASMGGILTGVILALSRAVGETAPLIVIGALTYVAFVPSGPLDEFSVLPIQVFNWISRPQHGFVINAAAGIIVLLAITFIMNGIAVYFRNKWQKKIKW is encoded by the coding sequence ATGAATAAGGCTGAAAAAACAAATCGTTTAAAAGATAAAGCATTTAATCTTTTTGGAATATTTTGCACTTTTTTTGGCTTGCTAATCCTTATAGTGCTTTTATTTGATGTGTTTTCAAAAGGAGGCAGTCGTATAAGCTGGGATTTTATTACTGGCCTGCCATCACGTATTCCTGAAAAAGCAGGAATATTAACTCCATTAATCGGATCGATATGGATACTTATTTTAACTGCCGTTATAGCGTTTCCAATAGGGGTTGCGGCAGCCATTCACCTGGAGGAATACGGCAGCAAAAACAGGCTCAGCAAACTGGTGGAAATAAATATTGCAAACCTTGCAGGGGTGCCTTCAATTATTTATGGCTTACTTGGTTTACAAGTATTTTCGCGTTGGGTTCATTTGGGCTCAAGTCTTTTAGCAGGAGCTTTAACGCTTGCCCTTTTGATTTTACCTATTATTATTGTGGCTACAAGAGAAGCCATTAAAGCTGTTCCAAATTCTATTCGGGAAGCTTCTTATGCACTGGGCGGATCAAGATGGCAAACTATCTGGATGCAGGTATTGCCAGCATCAATGGGTGGAATATTAACGGGAGTAATTTTGGCATTATCCAGAGCAGTTGGGGAAACAGCGCCACTTATTGTAATTGGTGCACTTACTTATGTTGCTTTTGTTCCTTCTGGGCCTTTAGATGAATTCTCTGTGCTTCCTATACAGGTTTTTAATTGGATAAGCAGGCCCCAGCATGGATTTGTAATAAATGCAGCTGCGGGAATTATTGTACTTTTAGCCATTACTTTTATTATGAATGGCATAGCTGTTTATTTTAGAAACAAATGGCAGAAAAAAATTAAATGGTAA
- a CDS encoding phosphate ABC transporter ATP-binding protein — protein MLTPKTNKLETKNLNVFYGESQVLKDINMVIKPNTVTALIGPSGCGKSTFLRLFNRMNDYIEIFRKEGEILIDGTEIYSKKTSVVELRKKVGMVFQKPNPFPKNIYENVVYGLRIQGIKDKTILDNAVEKSLKQAALWEEVKDNLKKSALSLSGGQQQRLCIARALAVEPTVILMDEPTSALDPISSAKVEELIYELKQKYTIVIVTHNMQQAGRVSDYTAFFYLGDLIEYGKTKDIFTNPKQIKTQNYITGRFG, from the coding sequence ATGTTAACCCCAAAAACGAATAAACTTGAAACCAAAAATCTTAATGTTTTTTATGGCGAAAGCCAGGTTCTAAAAGATATTAATATGGTTATAAAGCCAAACACGGTTACCGCTTTAATTGGGCCATCGGGTTGTGGTAAATCTACCTTTTTAAGGTTATTCAACAGAATGAATGACTACATAGAAATTTTTCGAAAAGAAGGAGAAATATTGATTGACGGAACAGAGATATACAGCAAAAAAACAAGTGTAGTTGAGCTTAGAAAAAAAGTAGGCATGGTATTTCAAAAACCCAATCCTTTTCCAAAAAACATTTATGAAAACGTTGTGTATGGTTTAAGAATACAGGGAATAAAAGATAAAACAATATTGGATAATGCGGTTGAAAAATCATTAAAACAGGCTGCTTTATGGGAAGAGGTGAAAGATAATCTTAAAAAATCTGCTCTTTCTTTATCTGGCGGACAGCAGCAAAGGCTTTGTATTGCAAGAGCCTTGGCTGTTGAGCCCACTGTAATACTTATGGATGAACCTACCTCTGCACTTGATCCTATTTCATCTGCAAAAGTTGAAGAATTAATCTATGAATTAAAGCAAAAATACACTATAGTAATTGTTACCCACAATATGCAACAGGCAGGAAGGGTAAGCGATTACACGGCTTTTTTCTATTTGGGTGATTTAATTGAATATGGAAAAACAAAAGATATTTTCACCAATCCAAAACAAATAAAAACTCAGAATTACATTACCGGTAGGTTTGG